One Flavobacterium sp. 90 DNA segment encodes these proteins:
- a CDS encoding rhamnogalacturonan acetylesterase, whose translation MKYYIIILLLITTTCFAQKTTLYTIGDSTMANKKDPDKNPEHGWAQVLQPFFKDNIIVENKAVNGRSTKSFINEKRWDSIYKRLKKGDYVFIEFGHNDEKIEDSTRYTNPHTAYRYNLIRFVKESREKGAIPVLFTSIVRRNFNEKGVLVPTHGDYPVETRLVAQEFNVPFIDLEYYTEKLEQSYGPEKSKQLHLHFKAGENAYYDKDKADDTHLSLKGATTIAQIVIDQIKLVNDSSLEKLKKGVK comes from the coding sequence ATGAAATACTACATAATAATCCTCTTGCTAATCACAACAACTTGTTTCGCTCAAAAAACGACATTATACACTATTGGTGATTCGACAATGGCCAACAAAAAAGATCCTGACAAAAATCCGGAACATGGTTGGGCACAAGTATTGCAGCCTTTCTTTAAAGATAATATAATAGTAGAAAATAAAGCTGTAAATGGTAGAAGTACAAAAAGCTTTATTAACGAAAAACGTTGGGATTCTATTTATAAGAGATTAAAAAAAGGAGATTATGTTTTTATTGAATTTGGTCATAATGATGAAAAAATAGAAGACTCTACACGTTACACTAATCCGCATACTGCATATCGATACAACTTAATTCGATTTGTAAAAGAAAGTCGTGAAAAAGGTGCAATTCCGGTATTATTTACGTCTATTGTCAGACGAAATTTTAATGAAAAAGGAGTGTTAGTTCCTACACATGGAGATTATCCTGTCGAAACCAGATTAGTAGCTCAAGAGTTTAACGTGCCTTTTATTGATTTAGAATATTATACAGAAAAATTGGAACAATCTTACGGTCCGGAAAAATCAAAACAATTACACCTGCACTTTAAAGCAGGAGAAAATGCTTATTATGATAAAGATAAGGCAGACGATACCCATCTTTCATTAAAAGGAGCGACTACTATTGCTCAAATTGTTATAGATCAGATTAAACTTGTGAACGACTCTTCCCTGGAAAAACTTAAAAAAGGAGTTAAATAA
- a CDS encoding two-component regulator propeller domain-containing protein — MKYFLQYCLLFIGFTSIVQAQDNPVKFLDISDGLSNNSVTTIFQDSDGYLWFGTYDGLNRYDGYNFKVYRNRINDKNSLSFNTIYDIEGDSRNNIWVGGSNGICIYNKTNATFRSVEYVISNKKPKYLKDIIHQTSAISNNMVLVASQNLGLISFENGSFVGKHIPLKAKENKSNIDNYDAIAIQDDKKKGHSWIYVRNVGVCSFDYKSKTLKVVYPLSIEVKAMKLTFDGNLWLGTDEGLFLFNTQSGLLSENYFTNKCSVTDILTDKKKEVWITTDGCGIYKVTGTNKKAITSNTVKDNNLVKSNSVWSLYEDKSGNKWFGTLRGGISMLSNTPKYFKSIRYNANDPAENFILSFCEDEKNNLWVGTDGAGLKYWNRKNNTYSNYSNKLLSNFITSIIRDNNNEIWLSTWAGGVNKINPKNNTVTHYSCYNPFTKQTEKNIWFVYKDAKANIWASATNEGSLYLFNKAKNNFELFDKSITNLQCLIQTSEGKLWGGNYTSLFSIEKATKKIHKINIGNPVRCIHEDKDKNLWLGTQEGGLLLFDRKTNTFKRLTTDDGLPSNTILRLLEDKEGNLWMSTYNGICRFDKKQKTFRNFSVNDGLQSNQFSFNAGIKLSTGEFLFGGINGFNIFFPEAIKGYNQQNNLLLSDFYVNNQPIEESKTDLISEWDSNKIKEVSLPYDQTTLSLEFVALDYNNADKINYAYFLEGWDEQWNFVGQARKANYSRLPEGKYTFKVKTTNFKGGWNKEESLIIINVLPPWYRTWWAYMLYLLAGIASIFAYLEYHKNKEKLKYKVKIAELESKKEKEIAEKQSSMFTYISHEFRTPLSLIINPLKKAVQKESVQNGSSGSDLAIAHRNARRLLSLVDQLLLFRKAENDADSLRLSTINVNNLCNEVYQCFVNQAKEKNIQYNFNIPDHEIEIIGDYEKIEISLFNLMSNAFKYTPINGTINLNLDENDREVILEIADNGDGIDKKDIDVIFEKFKQINSKVSVGTGFGIGLYIVKYFVDKHKGSVSCTSELGKGSVFKLTFLKGNSHFEDVEITTEIPQRSQLFNELIVDEIEENNSFSNTSVSENDFQRIMLTDKRTVLIIDDNAEIRAYLIKLFSENYIVYSAENGEEGLKLTKKHMPDLVISDITMEEMDGLELCRKIKENPALSHIPVILLTASKNPETHLQGISDGADDYITKPFDDDILVARVESLLRNRSNLRTYFLDSITLKENTQKVPVEYQEILKKCIDIVEANIHKRDFTIKNFALEMGMSHRTLYTKIKIISGQTLNAFIRSVRIRRAAMLMLTEDINITQASAEVGFEDPKYFRQQFVKLFGMTPSEYIKKYKSSFNADLNIIK; from the coding sequence TTGAAGTATTTTCTCCAATATTGTTTACTTTTTATAGGTTTTACATCCATAGTTCAAGCACAGGATAATCCAGTTAAATTTCTGGATATATCTGATGGTTTATCAAATAATTCTGTAACTACAATATTTCAGGATAGTGATGGTTATTTGTGGTTTGGAACTTATGATGGATTAAATCGTTATGACGGTTATAATTTTAAAGTCTATCGCAATAGAATCAACGATAAAAACTCCTTGTCATTCAATACGATTTATGATATCGAAGGAGATTCAAGAAACAATATTTGGGTTGGCGGTTCTAACGGAATTTGTATTTATAATAAAACCAATGCAACTTTTCGCTCCGTTGAATATGTGATTTCAAATAAGAAACCAAAGTATTTAAAAGATATTATACACCAAACCAGCGCCATTTCTAATAATATGGTTTTGGTGGCTTCGCAAAATTTGGGTTTAATAAGTTTTGAAAACGGATCATTCGTTGGGAAACATATTCCGCTTAAAGCGAAAGAGAATAAATCAAACATCGATAATTATGATGCGATCGCCATTCAGGACGACAAGAAAAAGGGACATTCCTGGATTTATGTCAGAAACGTTGGTGTTTGTAGTTTCGATTATAAATCAAAAACTTTAAAAGTCGTTTATCCGCTTTCTATAGAGGTAAAAGCGATGAAATTAACTTTTGATGGAAATCTTTGGTTAGGAACAGATGAAGGACTTTTTCTCTTTAATACACAATCTGGTCTTCTTTCAGAGAATTATTTTACCAATAAGTGCAGCGTTACAGACATTCTTACAGATAAGAAAAAGGAGGTTTGGATCACAACAGATGGCTGTGGAATTTACAAAGTGACAGGAACGAACAAGAAAGCAATTACATCGAATACTGTAAAAGACAATAATCTGGTTAAAAGTAATTCGGTTTGGAGTTTGTATGAAGACAAATCGGGAAACAAATGGTTTGGTACTTTACGCGGTGGAATTAGTATGTTGAGTAATACACCAAAATATTTTAAAAGTATTCGTTACAATGCCAATGATCCTGCCGAAAACTTTATTTTATCGTTCTGCGAAGACGAAAAAAATAACCTTTGGGTTGGTACTGACGGAGCAGGATTAAAATATTGGAATCGAAAAAATAATACTTACAGTAATTACAGTAACAAGCTTCTGAGTAATTTTATTACCAGTATAATTAGAGATAATAATAACGAAATCTGGTTATCGACCTGGGCTGGCGGTGTAAATAAAATTAATCCGAAGAACAATACCGTTACCCATTATTCTTGTTATAATCCGTTTACAAAACAAACAGAAAAGAACATTTGGTTTGTTTATAAAGATGCTAAAGCCAATATTTGGGCAAGTGCGACAAACGAAGGTTCGTTATATCTTTTTAATAAAGCGAAAAATAATTTTGAACTCTTTGACAAATCCATCACAAATTTGCAATGTCTGATTCAAACGAGCGAGGGTAAACTTTGGGGAGGAAATTATACGTCATTATTTTCTATAGAAAAAGCAACAAAAAAGATCCATAAAATAAACATCGGCAATCCTGTAAGATGCATTCATGAAGACAAAGACAAAAATCTCTGGTTAGGAACTCAGGAAGGCGGCTTATTATTATTTGATCGAAAAACAAATACTTTCAAGCGACTGACTACAGATGATGGTTTGCCATCAAATACTATTTTGAGATTACTCGAAGATAAAGAAGGTAATCTCTGGATGAGCACGTATAATGGTATTTGCAGATTTGATAAGAAGCAAAAAACGTTTAGAAATTTCTCTGTAAACGATGGACTTCAGAGCAATCAATTTAGTTTTAATGCGGGAATTAAATTATCTACAGGAGAGTTTTTATTTGGCGGAATTAATGGTTTTAATATCTTTTTTCCAGAGGCAATAAAAGGATACAATCAGCAAAATAATCTTTTGTTGTCCGATTTTTATGTGAATAATCAGCCTATTGAAGAGAGTAAAACAGATTTAATTTCAGAATGGGATTCCAATAAAATCAAAGAAGTGAGTTTGCCTTATGATCAGACTACATTATCACTGGAATTTGTTGCCCTGGACTATAATAATGCCGACAAAATAAATTATGCTTATTTCCTTGAAGGCTGGGATGAACAATGGAATTTTGTAGGTCAGGCCCGAAAAGCAAATTATTCGAGATTGCCCGAAGGAAAATATACTTTTAAAGTAAAAACAACCAATTTTAAAGGCGGCTGGAACAAAGAGGAAAGTTTAATTATTATAAACGTTTTACCGCCTTGGTACAGAACATGGTGGGCTTATATGTTGTATTTATTAGCAGGTATTGCGAGTATTTTTGCTTATTTGGAATATCATAAAAATAAAGAAAAACTAAAGTACAAGGTTAAAATTGCCGAACTGGAAAGCAAGAAAGAAAAAGAAATTGCCGAAAAACAATCTTCAATGTTTACGTATATCTCGCATGAGTTTCGTACGCCGCTTTCGCTGATTATTAATCCGCTGAAAAAAGCAGTTCAAAAAGAAAGTGTCCAAAATGGATCTTCGGGGAGTGATTTGGCGATTGCACATAGAAACGCAAGACGGCTTTTGAGTCTTGTCGATCAGTTATTGCTTTTTAGAAAAGCCGAAAATGATGCAGATTCGCTTAGATTATCGACAATTAACGTTAATAATTTATGTAATGAAGTCTATCAGTGTTTTGTCAATCAGGCAAAAGAGAAAAATATTCAATACAATTTTAATATTCCCGATCATGAAATTGAAATTATTGGCGATTATGAAAAAATCGAAATTTCGCTGTTCAATTTAATGTCAAATGCTTTTAAATACACACCAATAAACGGTACAATTAATCTCAATCTTGATGAGAATGATCGTGAAGTAATTCTGGAAATTGCAGATAATGGCGATGGAATTGATAAAAAGGATATTGATGTTATTTTCGAAAAATTCAAGCAAATCAATTCTAAAGTTTCGGTTGGAACCGGTTTTGGAATTGGACTTTATATTGTAAAATATTTTGTAGACAAACACAAAGGTTCTGTAAGCTGTACAAGTGAATTAGGAAAAGGAAGTGTTTTTAAACTAACCTTTCTAAAAGGAAACAGTCATTTTGAAGATGTAGAAATTACAACCGAAATTCCGCAAAGAAGTCAATTGTTTAATGAATTGATTGTTGATGAAATCGAAGAAAATAATTCATTTTCTAATACTTCAGTTTCAGAAAATGATTTTCAGAGAATAATGCTGACGGATAAACGGACTGTTTTAATAATTGATGATAATGCCGAAATCAGAGCTTATCTCATCAAATTATTTTCGGAAAACTATATTGTTTATAGTGCAGAGAATGGAGAAGAAGGTTTGAAATTGACTAAGAAACACATGCCTGATTTGGTAATAAGTGATATTACAATGGAGGAAATGGATGGTTTAGAATTGTGCCGAAAGATAAAAGAGAATCCTGCTTTGTCACATATTCCGGTAATCTTATTAACAGCATCAAAAAATCCAGAAACCCATTTGCAGGGAATCAGCGATGGAGCCGACGATTATATCACAAAACCATTTGACGATGATATACTCGTGGCGCGTGTAGAATCGTTGTTGCGAAACCGTAGTAATCTTAGGACTTATTTCTTAGATAGTATTACGCTTAAAGAAAACACACAAAAAGTTCCGGTAGAATACCAGGAAATCCTCAAGAAATGCATTGATATTGTAGAAGCCAATATCCATAAGAGAGACTTCACGATTAAAAATTTCGCACTCGAAATGGGAATGAGTCACAGAACGCTTTATACTAAGATTAAAATTATTTCGGGGCAAACTTTAAACGCGTTTATACGTTCTGTCCGAATTCGAAGAGCAGCGATGTTGATGTTGACCGAAGATATAAATATCACTCAGGCAAGTGCCGAAGTTGGTTTTGAAGACCCAAAATATTTCAGACAGCAATTTGTGAAACTATTTGGAATGACGCCATCGGAATATATTAAAAAATACAAAAGTTCTTTCAACGCAGATTTGAATATTATTAAATAA
- a CDS encoding glycoside hydrolase 43 family protein, translated as MKSIKNLFLLCSFFLMQINFAQVWVPDNGDGTYTNPIIHADYSDPDVVRVGDDFYMTASSFNCIPGLPVLHSKDLVNWKILGYALSKQPPFETYNKVQHGNGVWAPSITFHNNEFYIYYPDPDFGIYMIKSKKAEGPWSEPLLVKAGLGLIDPSPLWDDDGKNYLVHAFAGSRAQIKSLLVVCTMNADGTIVNTDEVMIIDGHESEGTIEGPKFYKRNNYYYIFAPAGGVATGWQTVLRSKNVYGPYEKKKVLEQGTTTINGPHQGAWVQTQTGEDWFIHFQDKGAYGRIVHLQPMKWENDWPVMGQDFDKNGIGEPVTRFRKPNVGSKYSIEVPVTSDEFNELKLGLQWQWQANPQINWGFPTSLGYLNLFCLSTIKEDQKIFEVPNLLLQKFPAEEFTATTKLTFNARLNGESTGLLIMGLDYSYLNFKNDNGKLYLNQKTGTFDKKVSETETTPILISNNTIYLRVKINKGGICSFFYSLDDKIYKSIGSDFVAKEGKWIGAKVGLFALSKKVTNDSGNVAVDWFRINKA; from the coding sequence ATGAAAAGTATAAAAAATCTTTTTCTGTTATGCTCATTTTTCCTGATGCAAATTAATTTTGCTCAGGTTTGGGTACCTGATAACGGAGACGGAACTTATACAAATCCTATAATTCATGCTGATTATTCAGATCCGGATGTTGTTAGAGTAGGAGATGATTTTTATATGACAGCATCGTCTTTTAATTGCATTCCGGGATTGCCTGTTTTGCATTCTAAAGATTTGGTTAATTGGAAAATTCTTGGATATGCACTTAGTAAACAACCGCCATTTGAAACCTATAATAAAGTACAGCATGGTAATGGAGTTTGGGCGCCAAGTATCACTTTTCATAACAATGAATTTTATATTTATTATCCAGATCCAGATTTTGGAATTTATATGATAAAATCCAAAAAAGCCGAAGGTCCTTGGTCAGAACCACTTTTAGTAAAAGCGGGATTAGGTTTGATAGATCCGAGTCCGTTATGGGATGATGACGGAAAAAATTATCTCGTTCATGCCTTTGCGGGAAGTCGCGCACAGATAAAAAGTTTATTGGTAGTTTGCACAATGAATGCGGATGGTACAATAGTCAATACTGATGAGGTTATGATAATTGACGGACATGAAAGTGAAGGAACTATTGAAGGTCCAAAATTTTATAAGCGAAATAATTACTACTATATTTTTGCTCCAGCTGGCGGAGTTGCAACGGGATGGCAAACTGTTTTAAGGTCAAAAAATGTTTATGGTCCTTATGAAAAGAAGAAAGTTCTTGAACAAGGAACAACGACAATAAATGGTCCGCATCAGGGAGCTTGGGTACAAACACAAACTGGTGAAGATTGGTTTATTCATTTTCAGGATAAAGGAGCTTACGGAAGAATTGTGCATCTTCAGCCTATGAAATGGGAAAATGATTGGCCAGTGATGGGGCAGGATTTCGATAAAAACGGAATAGGAGAACCTGTCACTAGATTCAGAAAGCCAAATGTAGGAAGTAAATATTCAATAGAAGTTCCTGTAACATCAGATGAATTTAACGAATTAAAATTAGGCTTACAATGGCAATGGCAGGCAAATCCTCAAATCAATTGGGGTTTTCCAACAAGTCTAGGATATTTGAATTTGTTTTGTTTATCGACAATTAAAGAGGATCAGAAAATTTTTGAAGTTCCAAACTTATTACTGCAAAAATTTCCTGCCGAAGAATTTACCGCAACAACCAAACTGACATTTAATGCACGGTTAAACGGAGAATCAACCGGACTTTTGATAATGGGCTTAGATTATAGTTACCTGAATTTCAAAAACGATAACGGAAAATTATATCTGAATCAGAAAACGGGAACTTTCGATAAAAAAGTTTCAGAAACAGAAACTACACCAATTTTAATTTCGAACAATACAATATATCTTAGAGTAAAAATTAATAAAGGAGGAATTTGTAGTTTCTTTTATAGTTTAGATGATAAAATATACAAATCTATAGGATCTGATTTTGTGGCAAAAGAAGGAAAATGGATTGGTGCAAAAGTTGGTCTTTTTGCTTTAAGCAAGAAAGTAACAAACGATTCCGGTAATGTTGCCGTAGATTGGTTTAGAATAAATAAAGCTTAA
- a CDS encoding histone H1 — protein MKDLLVKINAEIETFKAEAESLTEKGVKAAGPRARKSTLEIEKLLKEFRKVSIEESKK, from the coding sequence ATGAAAGATCTATTAGTAAAAATCAACGCCGAAATCGAAACATTTAAAGCAGAAGCTGAGTCTTTAACTGAAAAAGGTGTTAAAGCTGCTGGACCAAGAGCACGTAAATCAACTTTGGAAATTGAAAAACTTTTAAAAGAGTTTAGAAAAGTTTCTATCGAAGAATCAAAAAAATAA
- the pelA gene encoding pectate lyase codes for MIPLKKAIVFFLLIVSFESIAQNTFKNWPDIIRKNDAVWFASAEAKNIAENVLLYQRNIGGWPKNIQMQNELSEAEKQKLIALKSDLHEITTDNGATCQEMLFMSRMYAQVKEERYKESFLKGLNYLLEAQYKNGGWPQFYPLKKGYYTHITYNDDSMVNILNVLKQVSEETDFYSIKPSKEVVEKSKKAFDKGIDCILKTQYKQNGVLTVWCAQHDEVTLAPANARAFELASLSGYESAKIVLLLMSIDKPSDQVITAVKNAQIWFEKTKITNLEEKRVLNDAGKIIDKKMIPTQNAAPIWARFMDLESNKPFFCDRDGIKKNSLDEIGSERRNGYSWYTDAPKEVLKKYQSWAINNRVKVALKETSDKKNDKLITVALDGSGDFTKIQDAINACPSFPYEKVTVLLKNGIYNEKIRIPEWNTHLVLMGESKEKTIIQFDDNFSKINLGRNSTFYTYTLLVEADDFSASNLTIKNTSGDNGQAIALSLTGNRVQISNCNILGNQDTLYVSGKEAKQYFKDCYIEGTTDFIFGSATVLFENCEIRSLKNSYITAASTPQDTVFGFVFKNCKLTANEISTAVYLGRPWRIYAKTVYINCEMGKHIRSEGWENWSKPEAEKSAFYAEYNCKGEGFQPTKRVSWSHQLTKEEAEKYTSENILKDSISNWYSK; via the coding sequence ATGATTCCATTAAAAAAAGCAATAGTATTCTTTTTGTTAATCGTGAGTTTTGAGTCAATTGCTCAGAATACGTTTAAGAATTGGCCTGATATTATTCGAAAAAATGATGCGGTTTGGTTTGCTTCGGCAGAAGCCAAAAATATTGCAGAAAATGTTTTGCTGTATCAAAGAAATATTGGTGGATGGCCAAAAAATATTCAAATGCAAAATGAACTTAGTGAAGCAGAAAAGCAAAAACTCATAGCACTAAAAAGTGATTTGCATGAGATAACCACAGATAATGGCGCGACTTGTCAGGAAATGCTTTTCATGTCCAGAATGTATGCGCAGGTTAAAGAGGAGAGGTATAAAGAATCATTTTTAAAAGGGCTTAATTATTTATTAGAAGCTCAATATAAAAATGGTGGCTGGCCTCAGTTTTATCCTTTAAAAAAAGGCTATTATACGCATATTACTTACAATGACGATTCGATGGTAAATATCCTGAATGTTTTAAAACAAGTGAGTGAAGAAACTGATTTTTACAGCATAAAACCATCAAAAGAAGTTGTTGAGAAAAGTAAAAAGGCATTTGATAAAGGGATTGATTGTATCTTAAAAACACAATACAAACAAAACGGAGTATTAACGGTTTGGTGCGCGCAGCATGATGAGGTTACTTTGGCTCCGGCGAATGCAAGAGCTTTTGAACTGGCGTCGCTTAGCGGATACGAATCGGCAAAAATTGTATTGCTTTTAATGTCGATCGACAAACCATCTGATCAAGTAATTACCGCAGTAAAAAATGCTCAGATTTGGTTCGAAAAAACAAAAATTACCAATCTCGAAGAGAAACGTGTTTTGAATGATGCCGGAAAAATTATAGACAAAAAAATGATTCCAACTCAAAATGCGGCACCAATATGGGCGAGATTTATGGATCTGGAAAGCAACAAACCTTTCTTTTGTGATCGTGACGGAATTAAGAAAAATTCGCTGGATGAAATTGGTTCAGAACGTAGAAACGGTTATTCATGGTATACAGATGCGCCAAAAGAAGTACTTAAAAAATACCAGAGTTGGGCAATAAATAATAGAGTAAAAGTTGCATTAAAAGAAACATCAGATAAAAAAAACGATAAGCTTATTACGGTAGCTTTGGATGGTTCAGGAGATTTTACAAAAATTCAGGACGCTATAAATGCCTGTCCTTCTTTTCCGTATGAGAAAGTAACAGTATTGTTAAAAAACGGAATTTACAACGAGAAAATCCGAATCCCGGAATGGAACACACATTTGGTTTTAATGGGAGAAAGCAAAGAGAAAACGATTATTCAGTTTGATGATAATTTTTCGAAAATTAATTTAGGGCGAAACAGTACTTTTTATACCTACACACTTTTGGTTGAAGCAGATGATTTTTCGGCTTCAAATTTGACAATTAAAAATACTTCGGGAGATAATGGACAGGCAATTGCATTGTCTCTGACAGGAAATCGTGTTCAGATTTCGAACTGTAATATTCTGGGGAATCAGGATACTTTGTACGTGTCAGGAAAAGAAGCGAAGCAATATTTTAAAGATTGCTATATCGAAGGTACAACCGATTTCATTTTTGGAAGTGCGACCGTTTTGTTTGAAAATTGCGAAATACGCAGTCTTAAAAATTCTTATATCACGGCTGCTTCAACACCTCAGGATACTGTTTTTGGATTTGTTTTTAAAAATTGCAAACTTACTGCGAATGAGATTTCAACAGCAGTTTATTTAGGAAGACCGTGGCGTATTTATGCCAAAACGGTTTACATCAATTGCGAGATGGGAAAACATATCAGATCAGAAGGTTGGGAAAACTGGTCAAAACCAGAAGCTGAAAAGAGTGCCTTTTATGCCGAATACAATTGCAAAGGCGAAGGTTTTCAACCAACAAAAAGAGTTTCATGGTCACATCAGCTAACAAAAGAAGAAGCTGAAAAATATACAAGCGAAAACATTTTGAAAGATTCGATTTCTAATTGGTATTCGAAGTAA
- a CDS encoding glycoside hydrolase family 28 protein, translated as MNIKSLLFLLISWTSFAQNTEFPSAKVDSIVNRIQLPVIPSYQINVLKVGAKGDSIFNNKMAFDKAMALCKKNNGGTIIVPKGIYKIKGPIHFVSNVNLKIEKGAKIKFSDNPKDYLPMVLTSWEGTMLYNYSPLIYAYECSNIAITGEGTIDGEGGKIWKSFKAKEESGKKLSRDMNHNNIALKDRKFGEGYFLRPQMIQFFNCKNILVENIKIENSPFWCLHLLKSQSITVRGVHYKSLNYNNDGIDPEYVKDVLIENVTFDNGDDNVAVKAGRDHEGRTNSATPSENIVIRNCNFKGLHGVVIGSEMSAGVQNVYVENCKTVGYLKRGIYLKTNADRGGYIKNIFVRNINLDTVEDCLYITANYHGEGSGFQSEISNIYFSNITCNKATQSGIVIQGFPDKKVRNISLNNIEIKWAKNAISSENAENVVLNEVFIGEKATVPSAAK; from the coding sequence ATGAATATTAAATCTCTGCTTTTTCTATTAATTTCCTGGACTTCATTTGCTCAGAATACTGAATTTCCATCGGCTAAAGTAGATTCAATTGTCAATAGAATTCAGCTTCCGGTAATTCCTTCCTATCAAATTAATGTATTGAAAGTAGGAGCAAAAGGCGATTCAATTTTCAATAATAAGATGGCATTTGACAAAGCTATGGCATTGTGCAAAAAGAATAACGGCGGAACTATTATTGTCCCTAAAGGAATTTATAAAATTAAAGGACCAATTCATTTTGTAAGCAACGTTAATCTTAAAATAGAAAAAGGAGCAAAAATTAAATTTAGCGATAATCCTAAGGATTATTTGCCAATGGTTTTAACCAGTTGGGAAGGTACAATGTTGTACAATTATAGTCCGCTAATTTATGCTTACGAATGTTCGAATATTGCGATTACAGGTGAGGGGACAATTGATGGAGAAGGAGGAAAGATCTGGAAAAGTTTTAAAGCAAAAGAAGAATCCGGTAAAAAGCTAAGTCGGGATATGAATCATAATAATATTGCTTTGAAAGACAGAAAATTTGGGGAAGGTTATTTTTTACGTCCGCAAATGATACAGTTTTTCAATTGTAAAAATATTTTAGTCGAAAATATTAAAATTGAAAATTCGCCGTTTTGGTGTTTACATTTATTAAAATCACAAAGCATTACTGTTCGTGGAGTACATTATAAATCATTAAATTATAATAACGATGGTATTGATCCGGAATATGTAAAAGATGTTTTAATTGAAAATGTAACTTTCGATAACGGAGATGACAACGTAGCTGTAAAAGCAGGGAGAGATCATGAAGGAAGAACAAATTCGGCAACACCAAGTGAGAATATTGTCATTAGAAACTGCAATTTCAAAGGGCTTCATGGTGTCGTTATCGGAAGCGAAATGTCAGCGGGAGTTCAGAACGTTTATGTTGAAAATTGTAAAACCGTTGGGTACTTAAAAAGAGGAATTTATTTAAAAACCAATGCTGACAGAGGAGGTTATATTAAAAATATATTTGTTCGAAATATTAATCTCGATACTGTCGAAGATTGTCTGTATATCACAGCAAATTATCACGGTGAAGGAAGCGGTTTTCAGTCGGAAATATCAAATATTTACTTTTCTAATATTACCTGCAATAAAGCAACCCAATCAGGAATTGTAATTCAGGGATTTCCGGATAAAAAAGTTCGCAATATCTCCCTCAACAATATAGAGATCAAATGGGCAAAAAATGCAATTTCAAGTGAAAATGCTGAAAATGTAGTATTGAATGAAGTTTTTATAGGGGAAAAAGCAACGGTTCCATCGGCCGCTAAATAG